A genomic window from Punica granatum isolate Tunisia-2019 chromosome 2, ASM765513v2, whole genome shotgun sequence includes:
- the LOC116195440 gene encoding acylamino-acid-releasing enzyme-like isoform X3 gives MDTPLGVDMAMEDEYVSQSKLLQDFINICDIDKAWTVKSENAGSQGMFLVSQPNLLTDKMRKFIVSAHISKGNTASVTFHWSLFPVEMTGVSTIVPSPSGLKLLVVRNPENNSPTKLEIWGQGQLEKEFQIPQSVHGSVYTDGWFEGISWNSEETNIAYVAEVPAAMKPIFTSSGYSKGGSNEKDCSSWKGQGEFEDDWGETYAGKRKPGIFVINLESGEVRDVKRISKSLSAGQVVWAPKAEGVEYLVYVGWPANRRKLGMKYYQARPCSLYSVKSPFSCETNEVEFKDEDFPIYNLTSSISSSFYPRFSPDGKYLVFISCKSAADSGVHWATNSLYRLDWPRDVKLKSSATIFCIPVIMNSEEGSFPGLYCIDLLTHPWLSDGRTMILMSTWHSVDVILAINVLSGTVSRVSPTDSISSWSFLALDGDNILAVSSSPVDVPQIKYGHLVQKSIGRDSWNWLDIPSPISKCSETVEKSLSTLQCSIVKIPVKDVSDCKTKGSSQPYEAIFVSSKASNPLIVILHGGPHSVSVTSFTKTSAFLSSLGFNLLIVNYRGSLGFGEEALQSLPGKVGSQDVNDVIVAIDHVIDLGLASPSKMAVIGISHGGFLTTHLIGQAPDRFAAAAARNPVCNLALMIGTTDIPDWCYVISYGSAWKDNYTEAPSMEHLSLFHSKSPISHISKVKTPTLFLLGAQDLRVPATNGLQYARALKENGVDCKIIVFPNDVHSIKNPHSDFESFLNVGVWFKKYCT, from the exons ATGGACACACCTCTCGGTGTAGACATGGCGATGGAAGACGAATACGTTTCCCAGTCTAAGCTGCTTCAAGACTTCATCAACATCTGTGACATTGATAAGGCTTGGACAGTCAAGTCTGAGAATG CAGGATCACAGGGAATGTTTCTGGTTAGCCAACCGAATCTCCTCACGGACAAGATGAGGAAGTTCATTGTATCTGCTCATATTTCAAAAGGGAATACTGCTTCTGTGACCTTCCATTGGTCCCTGTTTCCCGTAGAGATGACTGGGGTTTCCACGATCGTTCCTTCACCCTCGGGTTTGAAGCTTCTTGTGGTTCGAAATCCTGAGAACAATTCCCCCACGAAATTGGAAATCTGGGGGCAGGGTCAACTTGAGAAGGAGTTCCAAATCCCCCAATCTGTCCATGGTTCTGTGTACACTGATGGATG GTTTGAGGGCATCTCTTGGAACTCAGAAGAGACTAATATTGCCTATGTAGCTGAAGTACCGGCTGCCATGAAGCCCATATTCACTAGCTCCGGATATAGTAAAGGTGGGTCAAATGAGAAGGACTGCAGCAGCTGGAAAGGTCAGGGGGAGTTTGAAGATGATTGGGGTGAAACCTATGCGGGGAAAAGGAAACCTGGGATCTTTGTGATTAACCTTGAAAG TGGTGAGGTACGAGATGTTAAAAGGATTTCGAAATCCTTAAGTGCTGGCCAAGTTGTGTGGGCCCCAAAAGCAGAAGGAGTTGAGTATCTGGTTTATGTTGGGTGGCCTGCCAATAGAAGAAAGCTCGGTATGAAGTACTACCAGGCTAGGCCTTGTTCACTATACTCAGTCAAGTCCCCTTTCTCTTGTGAAACTAATGAAGTCGAATTCAA GGATGAAGATTTCCCCATATATAACCTGACTTCAAGCATAAGCAGTTCGTTCTATCCTCGATTTAG TCCCGATGGGAAGTACCTTGTGTTCATATCTTGCAAGAGTGCTGCAGATTCTGGGGTTCACTGGGCGACCAATTCGCTCTATAGATTAGATTGGCCCAGAGATGTGAAATTGAAGTCATCTGCGACAATTTTTTGT ATTCCTGTTATCATGAACTCAGAGGAAGGATCCTTTCCTGGGCTGTACTGCATAGATCTTCTTACTCATCCATGGCTTTCTGATGGTCGGACTATGATCTTAATGTCCACATGGCACAGCGTTGATGTGATACTTGCAATCAATGTGCTAAG TGGGACTGTGTCCCGTGTCAGCCCGACCGACTCAATCTCATCGTGGAGTTTTCTTGCACTGGATGGGGACAATATCCTTGCTG TGTCTAGCAGTCCAGTAGATGTTCCCCAAATCAAGTACGGGCATCTTGTCCAGAAATCAATCGGAAGAGATTCCTGGAATTGGTTGGATATTCCGAGTCCGATCTCCAAATGCTCTGAAACG GTTGAGAAGTCACTTTCAACTCTTCAGTGCAGCATCGTGAAGATACCAGTTAAGGATGTTTCTGATTGTAAAACAAAAG GTTCCTCCCAACCTTACGAAGCTATTTTTGTGTCTTCAAAGGCCTCCAATCCTTTGATAGTAATCCTTCATGGGGGTCCACATTCCGTCTCTGTGACGAGCTTTACGAAGACGTCAGCTTTCCTTTCTTCACTTGGATTTAACTTGCTGATCGTAAACTACAG GGGTTCATTAGGATTTGGTGAGGAAGCATTGCAATCTCTTCCAGGGAAAGTCGGTTCTCAG GATGTGAACGATGTAATCGTGGCCATAGATCATGTGATTGACTTGGGACTTGCCAGCCCGTCTAAGATGGCTGTTATTGGCATTTCCCATGGTGGATTCTTAACCACCCATCTGATTGGCCAG GCCCCCGATAGATTTGCTGCTGCAGCAGCAAGGAATCCAGTATGTAACCTCGCACTAATGATCGGCACTACTGACATCCCGGATTGGTGCTATGTGATATCATATGGCTCGGCATGGAAGGATAATTACACTGAAGCCCCTTCTATGGAGCACCTGTCTCTTTTCCACAGCAAGTCTCCGATTTCTCACATCTCCAAG GTCAAGACACCGACTCTCTTCCTCCTCGGAGCTCAGGATCTTCGAGTTCCAGCTACCAATGGACTACAG TATGCTCGAGCATTGAAGGAAAACGGCGTCGACTGTAAAATCATTGTGTTCCCTAATGATGTTCACAGCATCAAGAA TCCTCACTCTGATTTCGAGAGCTTCCTCAATGTCGGTGTGTGGTTCAAGAAATACTGCACCTGA
- the LOC116195440 gene encoding acylamino-acid-releasing enzyme-like isoform X2, translating into MDTPLGVDMAMEDEYVSQSKLLQDFINICDIDKAWTVKSENGSQGMFLVSQPNLLTDKMRKFIVSAHISKGNTASVTFHWSLFPVEMTGVSTIVPSPSGLKLLVVRNPENNSPTKLEIWGQGQLEKEFQIPQSVHGSVYTDGWFEGISWNSEETNIAYVAEVPAAMKPIFTSSGYSKGGSNEKDCSSWKGQGEFEDDWGETYAGKRKPGIFVINLESGEVRDVKRISKSLSAGQVVWAPKAEGVEYLVYVGWPANRRKLGMKYYQARPCSLYSVKSPFSCETNEVEFKDEDFPIYNLTSSISSSFYPRFSPDGKYLVFISCKSAADSGVHWATNSLYRLDWPRDVKLKSSATIFCVIPVIMNSEEGSFPGLYCIDLLTHPWLSDGRTMILMSTWHSVDVILAINVLSGTVSRVSPTDSISSWSFLALDGDNILAVSSSPVDVPQIKYGHLVQKSIGRDSWNWLDIPSPISKCSETVEKSLSTLQCSIVKIPVKDVSDCKTKGSSQPYEAIFVSSKASNPLIVILHGGPHSVSVTSFTKTSAFLSSLGFNLLIVNYRGSLGFGEEALQSLPGKVGSQDVNDVIVAIDHVIDLGLASPSKMAVIGISHGGFLTTHLIGQAPDRFAAAAARNPVCNLALMIGTTDIPDWCYVISYGSAWKDNYTEAPSMEHLSLFHSKSPISHISKVKTPTLFLLGAQDLRVPATNGLQYARALKENGVDCKIIVFPNDVHSIKNPHSDFESFLNVGVWFKKYCT; encoded by the exons ATGGACACACCTCTCGGTGTAGACATGGCGATGGAAGACGAATACGTTTCCCAGTCTAAGCTGCTTCAAGACTTCATCAACATCTGTGACATTGATAAGGCTTGGACAGTCAAGTCTGAGAATG GATCACAGGGAATGTTTCTGGTTAGCCAACCGAATCTCCTCACGGACAAGATGAGGAAGTTCATTGTATCTGCTCATATTTCAAAAGGGAATACTGCTTCTGTGACCTTCCATTGGTCCCTGTTTCCCGTAGAGATGACTGGGGTTTCCACGATCGTTCCTTCACCCTCGGGTTTGAAGCTTCTTGTGGTTCGAAATCCTGAGAACAATTCCCCCACGAAATTGGAAATCTGGGGGCAGGGTCAACTTGAGAAGGAGTTCCAAATCCCCCAATCTGTCCATGGTTCTGTGTACACTGATGGATG GTTTGAGGGCATCTCTTGGAACTCAGAAGAGACTAATATTGCCTATGTAGCTGAAGTACCGGCTGCCATGAAGCCCATATTCACTAGCTCCGGATATAGTAAAGGTGGGTCAAATGAGAAGGACTGCAGCAGCTGGAAAGGTCAGGGGGAGTTTGAAGATGATTGGGGTGAAACCTATGCGGGGAAAAGGAAACCTGGGATCTTTGTGATTAACCTTGAAAG TGGTGAGGTACGAGATGTTAAAAGGATTTCGAAATCCTTAAGTGCTGGCCAAGTTGTGTGGGCCCCAAAAGCAGAAGGAGTTGAGTATCTGGTTTATGTTGGGTGGCCTGCCAATAGAAGAAAGCTCGGTATGAAGTACTACCAGGCTAGGCCTTGTTCACTATACTCAGTCAAGTCCCCTTTCTCTTGTGAAACTAATGAAGTCGAATTCAA GGATGAAGATTTCCCCATATATAACCTGACTTCAAGCATAAGCAGTTCGTTCTATCCTCGATTTAG TCCCGATGGGAAGTACCTTGTGTTCATATCTTGCAAGAGTGCTGCAGATTCTGGGGTTCACTGGGCGACCAATTCGCTCTATAGATTAGATTGGCCCAGAGATGTGAAATTGAAGTCATCTGCGACAATTTTTTGTGTG ATTCCTGTTATCATGAACTCAGAGGAAGGATCCTTTCCTGGGCTGTACTGCATAGATCTTCTTACTCATCCATGGCTTTCTGATGGTCGGACTATGATCTTAATGTCCACATGGCACAGCGTTGATGTGATACTTGCAATCAATGTGCTAAG TGGGACTGTGTCCCGTGTCAGCCCGACCGACTCAATCTCATCGTGGAGTTTTCTTGCACTGGATGGGGACAATATCCTTGCTG TGTCTAGCAGTCCAGTAGATGTTCCCCAAATCAAGTACGGGCATCTTGTCCAGAAATCAATCGGAAGAGATTCCTGGAATTGGTTGGATATTCCGAGTCCGATCTCCAAATGCTCTGAAACG GTTGAGAAGTCACTTTCAACTCTTCAGTGCAGCATCGTGAAGATACCAGTTAAGGATGTTTCTGATTGTAAAACAAAAG GTTCCTCCCAACCTTACGAAGCTATTTTTGTGTCTTCAAAGGCCTCCAATCCTTTGATAGTAATCCTTCATGGGGGTCCACATTCCGTCTCTGTGACGAGCTTTACGAAGACGTCAGCTTTCCTTTCTTCACTTGGATTTAACTTGCTGATCGTAAACTACAG GGGTTCATTAGGATTTGGTGAGGAAGCATTGCAATCTCTTCCAGGGAAAGTCGGTTCTCAG GATGTGAACGATGTAATCGTGGCCATAGATCATGTGATTGACTTGGGACTTGCCAGCCCGTCTAAGATGGCTGTTATTGGCATTTCCCATGGTGGATTCTTAACCACCCATCTGATTGGCCAG GCCCCCGATAGATTTGCTGCTGCAGCAGCAAGGAATCCAGTATGTAACCTCGCACTAATGATCGGCACTACTGACATCCCGGATTGGTGCTATGTGATATCATATGGCTCGGCATGGAAGGATAATTACACTGAAGCCCCTTCTATGGAGCACCTGTCTCTTTTCCACAGCAAGTCTCCGATTTCTCACATCTCCAAG GTCAAGACACCGACTCTCTTCCTCCTCGGAGCTCAGGATCTTCGAGTTCCAGCTACCAATGGACTACAG TATGCTCGAGCATTGAAGGAAAACGGCGTCGACTGTAAAATCATTGTGTTCCCTAATGATGTTCACAGCATCAAGAA TCCTCACTCTGATTTCGAGAGCTTCCTCAATGTCGGTGTGTGGTTCAAGAAATACTGCACCTGA
- the LOC116195440 gene encoding acylamino-acid-releasing enzyme-like isoform X1 — translation MDTPLGVDMAMEDEYVSQSKLLQDFINICDIDKAWTVKSENAGSQGMFLVSQPNLLTDKMRKFIVSAHISKGNTASVTFHWSLFPVEMTGVSTIVPSPSGLKLLVVRNPENNSPTKLEIWGQGQLEKEFQIPQSVHGSVYTDGWFEGISWNSEETNIAYVAEVPAAMKPIFTSSGYSKGGSNEKDCSSWKGQGEFEDDWGETYAGKRKPGIFVINLESGEVRDVKRISKSLSAGQVVWAPKAEGVEYLVYVGWPANRRKLGMKYYQARPCSLYSVKSPFSCETNEVEFKDEDFPIYNLTSSISSSFYPRFSPDGKYLVFISCKSAADSGVHWATNSLYRLDWPRDVKLKSSATIFCVIPVIMNSEEGSFPGLYCIDLLTHPWLSDGRTMILMSTWHSVDVILAINVLSGTVSRVSPTDSISSWSFLALDGDNILAVSSSPVDVPQIKYGHLVQKSIGRDSWNWLDIPSPISKCSETVEKSLSTLQCSIVKIPVKDVSDCKTKGSSQPYEAIFVSSKASNPLIVILHGGPHSVSVTSFTKTSAFLSSLGFNLLIVNYRGSLGFGEEALQSLPGKVGSQDVNDVIVAIDHVIDLGLASPSKMAVIGISHGGFLTTHLIGQAPDRFAAAAARNPVCNLALMIGTTDIPDWCYVISYGSAWKDNYTEAPSMEHLSLFHSKSPISHISKVKTPTLFLLGAQDLRVPATNGLQYARALKENGVDCKIIVFPNDVHSIKNPHSDFESFLNVGVWFKKYCT, via the exons ATGGACACACCTCTCGGTGTAGACATGGCGATGGAAGACGAATACGTTTCCCAGTCTAAGCTGCTTCAAGACTTCATCAACATCTGTGACATTGATAAGGCTTGGACAGTCAAGTCTGAGAATG CAGGATCACAGGGAATGTTTCTGGTTAGCCAACCGAATCTCCTCACGGACAAGATGAGGAAGTTCATTGTATCTGCTCATATTTCAAAAGGGAATACTGCTTCTGTGACCTTCCATTGGTCCCTGTTTCCCGTAGAGATGACTGGGGTTTCCACGATCGTTCCTTCACCCTCGGGTTTGAAGCTTCTTGTGGTTCGAAATCCTGAGAACAATTCCCCCACGAAATTGGAAATCTGGGGGCAGGGTCAACTTGAGAAGGAGTTCCAAATCCCCCAATCTGTCCATGGTTCTGTGTACACTGATGGATG GTTTGAGGGCATCTCTTGGAACTCAGAAGAGACTAATATTGCCTATGTAGCTGAAGTACCGGCTGCCATGAAGCCCATATTCACTAGCTCCGGATATAGTAAAGGTGGGTCAAATGAGAAGGACTGCAGCAGCTGGAAAGGTCAGGGGGAGTTTGAAGATGATTGGGGTGAAACCTATGCGGGGAAAAGGAAACCTGGGATCTTTGTGATTAACCTTGAAAG TGGTGAGGTACGAGATGTTAAAAGGATTTCGAAATCCTTAAGTGCTGGCCAAGTTGTGTGGGCCCCAAAAGCAGAAGGAGTTGAGTATCTGGTTTATGTTGGGTGGCCTGCCAATAGAAGAAAGCTCGGTATGAAGTACTACCAGGCTAGGCCTTGTTCACTATACTCAGTCAAGTCCCCTTTCTCTTGTGAAACTAATGAAGTCGAATTCAA GGATGAAGATTTCCCCATATATAACCTGACTTCAAGCATAAGCAGTTCGTTCTATCCTCGATTTAG TCCCGATGGGAAGTACCTTGTGTTCATATCTTGCAAGAGTGCTGCAGATTCTGGGGTTCACTGGGCGACCAATTCGCTCTATAGATTAGATTGGCCCAGAGATGTGAAATTGAAGTCATCTGCGACAATTTTTTGTGTG ATTCCTGTTATCATGAACTCAGAGGAAGGATCCTTTCCTGGGCTGTACTGCATAGATCTTCTTACTCATCCATGGCTTTCTGATGGTCGGACTATGATCTTAATGTCCACATGGCACAGCGTTGATGTGATACTTGCAATCAATGTGCTAAG TGGGACTGTGTCCCGTGTCAGCCCGACCGACTCAATCTCATCGTGGAGTTTTCTTGCACTGGATGGGGACAATATCCTTGCTG TGTCTAGCAGTCCAGTAGATGTTCCCCAAATCAAGTACGGGCATCTTGTCCAGAAATCAATCGGAAGAGATTCCTGGAATTGGTTGGATATTCCGAGTCCGATCTCCAAATGCTCTGAAACG GTTGAGAAGTCACTTTCAACTCTTCAGTGCAGCATCGTGAAGATACCAGTTAAGGATGTTTCTGATTGTAAAACAAAAG GTTCCTCCCAACCTTACGAAGCTATTTTTGTGTCTTCAAAGGCCTCCAATCCTTTGATAGTAATCCTTCATGGGGGTCCACATTCCGTCTCTGTGACGAGCTTTACGAAGACGTCAGCTTTCCTTTCTTCACTTGGATTTAACTTGCTGATCGTAAACTACAG GGGTTCATTAGGATTTGGTGAGGAAGCATTGCAATCTCTTCCAGGGAAAGTCGGTTCTCAG GATGTGAACGATGTAATCGTGGCCATAGATCATGTGATTGACTTGGGACTTGCCAGCCCGTCTAAGATGGCTGTTATTGGCATTTCCCATGGTGGATTCTTAACCACCCATCTGATTGGCCAG GCCCCCGATAGATTTGCTGCTGCAGCAGCAAGGAATCCAGTATGTAACCTCGCACTAATGATCGGCACTACTGACATCCCGGATTGGTGCTATGTGATATCATATGGCTCGGCATGGAAGGATAATTACACTGAAGCCCCTTCTATGGAGCACCTGTCTCTTTTCCACAGCAAGTCTCCGATTTCTCACATCTCCAAG GTCAAGACACCGACTCTCTTCCTCCTCGGAGCTCAGGATCTTCGAGTTCCAGCTACCAATGGACTACAG TATGCTCGAGCATTGAAGGAAAACGGCGTCGACTGTAAAATCATTGTGTTCCCTAATGATGTTCACAGCATCAAGAA TCCTCACTCTGATTTCGAGAGCTTCCTCAATGTCGGTGTGTGGTTCAAGAAATACTGCACCTGA